Genomic window (Prosthecochloris aestuarii DSM 271):
GCATTCCCCGGACAAGCACCCCTGCCCCGTTGTCGAGCGTGCCGAAACACTGATCTTTTTCTGCTATATCTGCAATCGTAAGTTCGACCAGCTCTCCCTTACGGTAGATGTCACGTAATGTCATTATTCTTCTTTTTTCCTGTTAGTACGCTGTCAGCAATGCTGCCCCGAAAACTCCGGCACTGTCGCCAAGCCGGGGGCGGACGACAGGCGTATCGAATGATCCGTTAAACACGTGCGACGCTATCCTGTATCGGACGCTTTGGCTATAGAGCGCGTCGATGTTACCGACCCCTCCGCCGATAATAACCATATCGGGATCAAGCACGTTGATAACACCTGCAAGCGCCTTGCCGAAATACTCCTGAAGACGCGCTATGGTGCGCCTCGAGGCATCGTCATCGCCAGAGGCTATTGCTGCAAGAGCCTTCTCTTGTCCGGTGAGGTTCGAGTAGTAGCGTTCGAGAGCAGGGCCTGAAATCACCGTTTCAACACAGCCCCGTCTGCCGCAGTAGCAGGGTTCTCCTCCCGGAATCAGCTCATTGTGCCCCCACTCTCCGGCAATACCTTGCGCTCCATGATGCAGCCTTCCGCCGCAGACAATCCCTCCCCCGACACCGGTACCGAGAATGATACCGAAAACCGTTGCGCTGTCGCTGAGCATCTTTCCTGACCCCATCCGGTACTCGGCAAGCGCAAAACAGTTGGCGTCATTGTCAACCAAAACCTGCCGCTCAAGCAAAGCCTCGATATCCGAGCGAAACGGTTTGCCGTTCAGGCAGAGCGTGTTGGAGTTTTTGATCACCCCCGTTCTCACATCGATCGAACCCGGCGTACCGATCCCTATTGTGGATGGCGGAGATGTGCCCGCCTGAAGAGCCATACGATCGATAAGCTCGACGATACGCTGCAGGACATGACGGTAGCCGTTGCATGCTTCTGTCGCAAGACGGATCCTGACCAGCGGACGAAGGGCTTCATCCAGCACAACGCCTTCGATCTTTGTTCCCCCGAGATCGATACCCCATAACCGCTTCATCTGCATCCTCCTTCTCAGGTCATGTTTTTCATCCCGTTGACCTGTATGACGTTTTTGATCACCCATGCAAAACAGAGATAGATGGCACTTGAACACGCTATGCCAATCACGATACCGGCAATGATATCGGAAGGATAGTGCACACCGACATAGACACGCGATACTGCGACCAGAAGGCAATACAACGCCATAACACCGGTAAAGACTTTCTCGACGAGCGCTCCCCGACTGAAAAAAATCCAGATCATGGACGCGACAGCTGCAGCATTGGATGCATGGGAAGAAGCGAAGGAAAATGATCGTGTCTGATCGATAAGCAACCGGTACTCGTCGAGGGCGAAACAGGGCCTGGTTCGCTGGACAAGGGGCTTGAGAACACCCGAGGTGATCCAGTCCGCACAACCGACGGCAAGCAAGGTAAGAAGAAGAATAACCAGACCATTTTTACCCCTCTGCACCACCATAAACAGCGCTGCCAGGACAAAAATATGACCTGACAGCTTCGGTTTGGTGAGAAACACCATGAGATCATCAGCTGCCGGATGAACCAGATGCAGGTTCAGGAGCTGAAACAGCCAGGTAT
Coding sequences:
- a CDS encoding ROK family protein, whose protein sequence is MKRLWGIDLGGTKIEGVVLDEALRPLVRIRLATEACNGYRHVLQRIVELIDRMALQAGTSPPSTIGIGTPGSIDVRTGVIKNSNTLCLNGKPFRSDIEALLERQVLVDNDANCFALAEYRMGSGKMLSDSATVFGIILGTGVGGGIVCGGRLHHGAQGIAGEWGHNELIPGGEPCYCGRRGCVETVISGPALERYYSNLTGQEKALAAIASGDDDASRRTIARLQEYFGKALAGVINVLDPDMVIIGGGVGNIDALYSQSVRYRIASHVFNGSFDTPVVRPRLGDSAGVFGAALLTAY
- a CDS encoding phosphatase PAP2 family protein — protein: MEWLQQVDTWLFQLLNLHLVHPAADDLMVFLTKPKLSGHIFVLAALFMVVQRGKNGLVILLLTLLAVGCADWITSGVLKPLVQRTRPCFALDEYRLLIDQTRSFSFASSHASNAAAVASMIWIFFSRGALVEKVFTGVMALYCLLVAVSRVYVGVHYPSDIIAGIVIGIACSSAIYLCFAWVIKNVIQVNGMKNMT